One region of Yersinia bercovieri ATCC 43970 genomic DNA includes:
- the prc gene encoding carboxy terminal-processing peptidase, giving the protein MNKFVRLTAIAGLLLAGASYAADTTYRIDQLPQLRQEPEHATVSERVTSRFTRSHYRQFALDDQFSAKIFDRYLNMLDYSHNVLLASDVAQFADKKHSLDDELKSGQLDTPFALFNLAQKRRFERYQYALSVLDRPMVFTGNDTIDIDRGKAPWPTSEAELNKLWDAKVKYDQLNLKLTGKTDKEIKETLTKRYQAAIKRLTQSNSEDVFQLIMNAFAREIDPHTNYLSPRNTEQFNTEMSLSLEGIGAVLQMDDDYTLINSMVPGGPAAKSKTIAVGDRVIGVGQAGKPMVDVIGWRLDDVVALIKGPKGSKVRLEILPAGKGTKPRTVTLTRERIRLEDRAVKMSVKTIGKERVGVLDIPGFYVGLTEDVKVQLQKLEKENVSSIIIDLRSNGGGALTEAVSLSGLFIPSGPVVQVRDNNGKVREDSDTDGVVYYKGPLVVLVDRYSASASEIFAAAMQDYGRALIVGEPTFGKGTVQQYRSLNRIYDQMLRPEWPALGSLQYTIQKFYRVDGGSTQRKGVTPDIVMPTGVDPAETGESFEDNALPWDSINAASYTKTGDLKPLEPELLKSHVARIAADPEFQHIQQDIERYKALKDKRNIVSLNYAQREKENHDDDARRLERLNERLKREGKKPLKSLEDLPKEYQEPDPYLDETVHIALDLAHSEKAQPQLQPQPVAPTATAAK; this is encoded by the coding sequence ATGAACAAATTTGTCAGACTAACAGCAATCGCAGGCTTGTTACTGGCGGGGGCGAGTTACGCAGCCGATACGACCTATCGCATTGACCAACTTCCTCAACTGCGCCAGGAACCAGAGCATGCAACCGTGAGTGAGCGCGTAACATCGCGCTTTACTCGCTCTCACTATCGTCAGTTTGCATTGGACGATCAGTTTTCCGCCAAAATATTTGATCGCTACCTCAACATGCTGGATTACAGCCATAATGTGTTGTTGGCATCAGATGTGGCACAGTTCGCGGATAAAAAACATTCGCTGGACGATGAGTTAAAGTCAGGTCAGTTAGACACGCCTTTTGCGCTATTCAATTTGGCGCAAAAACGCCGCTTTGAGCGCTATCAATATGCATTGTCAGTACTGGATCGGCCCATGGTCTTTACCGGTAATGACACTATCGATATTGATCGCGGCAAAGCACCCTGGCCGACCAGCGAAGCTGAGCTGAATAAGCTCTGGGACGCCAAAGTCAAATATGACCAACTGAATTTGAAGTTAACCGGTAAAACGGATAAAGAGATCAAAGAGACGCTGACGAAGCGCTATCAGGCGGCGATTAAGCGTTTGACGCAAAGTAATAGCGAAGATGTCTTTCAGCTGATTATGAATGCTTTTGCTCGCGAAATTGACCCACACACCAACTATTTGTCACCCCGCAATACCGAACAGTTCAATACCGAAATGAGCTTGTCGCTAGAGGGTATTGGTGCTGTTCTGCAAATGGATGATGATTACACATTAATCAACTCCATGGTTCCGGGTGGCCCTGCGGCGAAAAGCAAAACGATTGCCGTCGGTGATCGGGTGATTGGTGTCGGCCAGGCGGGTAAACCGATGGTGGATGTGATTGGCTGGCGTCTTGATGATGTGGTCGCGCTAATCAAAGGGCCGAAGGGCAGTAAAGTGCGGTTGGAGATTCTACCCGCCGGGAAAGGCACCAAGCCACGCACTGTCACTTTGACCCGTGAACGAATTCGTCTGGAAGACCGTGCGGTGAAAATGTCGGTGAAAACCATCGGCAAAGAGCGCGTCGGTGTCCTGGATATTCCGGGTTTCTATGTTGGCCTGACCGAAGACGTTAAGGTGCAATTGCAGAAACTGGAAAAAGAGAATGTCAGTAGCATTATCATTGACTTACGCAGCAACGGTGGCGGGGCGCTAACTGAAGCTGTGTCACTATCCGGTCTGTTTATTCCCAGTGGCCCGGTGGTTCAGGTGCGGGATAACAACGGCAAAGTGCGCGAAGACAGTGATACTGACGGCGTTGTCTACTATAAAGGCCCGCTGGTGGTGTTGGTTGACCGCTACAGTGCATCGGCTTCCGAGATCTTTGCTGCGGCCATGCAGGATTATGGTCGTGCTTTAATTGTCGGTGAGCCAACCTTCGGTAAAGGTACTGTTCAGCAGTATCGTTCACTGAATCGTATTTACGATCAGATGCTGCGCCCTGAATGGCCGGCATTGGGGTCACTGCAATATACTATCCAGAAGTTCTACCGGGTAGATGGTGGCAGTACTCAACGTAAAGGGGTGACCCCGGATATCGTGATGCCAACAGGGGTTGATCCAGCAGAAACCGGTGAGAGCTTCGAAGATAATGCCCTGCCTTGGGACAGCATCAATGCTGCCAGTTATACCAAGACGGGGGATTTGAAGCCACTGGAGCCTGAATTGTTAAAAAGCCACGTAGCACGTATCGCCGCTGATCCCGAATTCCAGCATATCCAGCAAGATATTGAACGTTATAAAGCATTGAAAGATAAGCGTAATATTGTCTCTCTCAACTACGCTCAGCGTGAAAAAGAGAACCATGATGATGATGCAAGACGCTTAGAGCGCCTCAATGAACGTCTTAAACGTGAAGGTAAAAAGCCACTGAAATCATTGGAGGATTTGCCAAAAGAGTATCAGGAGCCGGACCCTTATCTGGATGAAACTGTTCATATCGCCTTGGATCTTGCCCATAGCGAAAAAGCGCAACCACAGCTTCAGCCTCAACCGGTTGCACCGACTGCGACTGCGGCAAAGTAA
- the htpX gene encoding protease HtpX, translated as MMRIALFLLTNLAVMLVFGLVLSLTGIQSSSVQGLMIMAGLFGFGGAFVSLLMSKWMALRSVGGEVIEQPRNETERWLLETVRRQSQQVGIAMPQVAIYQAPDINAFATGARRDASLVAVSTGLLQNMSRDEAEAVIAHEISHVANGDMVTMTLIQGIVNTFVIFISRLIAQVAAGFLSGDRDNEGSSAGNPMVYFAVSMVLELVFGILASIITMWFSRHREFHADAGSARLVGREKMIAALQRLKTSYEPQEAGNLMAFCINGKSKTFSELFMSHPPLDKRIEALRSGQYLK; from the coding sequence ATGATGCGTATCGCTCTGTTCCTACTCACCAACTTAGCCGTCATGTTGGTGTTCGGGTTGGTGCTAAGCTTGACAGGCATTCAGTCCAGCAGTGTGCAGGGGCTGATGATCATGGCTGGCCTATTTGGTTTCGGCGGCGCATTTGTTTCGTTGCTGATGTCCAAATGGATGGCTTTGCGCTCAGTGGGTGGTGAAGTGATTGAACAGCCACGTAATGAGACGGAACGCTGGTTGCTGGAGACCGTGCGTCGGCAGTCTCAGCAGGTGGGTATTGCCATGCCACAAGTCGCTATTTATCAGGCACCGGATATTAACGCCTTTGCCACCGGCGCACGTCGTGATGCCTCGCTGGTAGCCGTCAGTACCGGGCTGTTGCAGAATATGAGCCGTGATGAGGCTGAAGCGGTTATTGCCCATGAAATTAGTCATGTGGCGAATGGTGATATGGTCACCATGACCTTGATTCAAGGGATTGTGAATACATTCGTGATCTTCATTTCACGTCTGATTGCGCAAGTTGCCGCCGGCTTCTTATCTGGCGATCGTGATAATGAAGGGAGCAGCGCCGGTAACCCGATGGTCTACTTTGCTGTTTCCATGGTGTTGGAGTTGGTGTTTGGTATTCTGGCGAGCATTATCACCATGTGGTTCTCACGTCATCGTGAATTCCACGCGGATGCAGGTTCCGCGAGATTAGTGGGGCGTGAGAAGATGATTGCCGCACTGCAACGGCTGAAAACCAGTTATGAGCCGCAGGAGGCGGGCAACCTGATGGCCTTCTGCATTAACGGGAAGTCCAAAACTTTCAGCGAGCTGTTTATGTCCCATCCGCCGTTGGATAAACGCATTGAGGCGCTGCGCTCTGGCCAGTATCTGAAGTAA
- a CDS encoding MFS transporter, which produces MTQPVADGLPTPQRYAAILVIALGITIAVLDGTIANVALPTIARDLNASPATSIWVVNAYQLAITISLLSMASLGDIIGYRRVYQAGLLVFSVTSLFCALSDSLLTLTFARVLQGFGAAALMSVNTALIRIIYPRAQLGRGIGINSVIVAVSAAAGPTIASAVLAVASWQWLFAINVPIGVLAWGLGMKYLPANSAKSNGNRFDFTSSMMNALTFGLLIIAISGFAQGQSPTVIAAEIVALLIIGFFFVRRQLNQPFPLLPVDLLRIPIFALSIGTSICSFAAQMLAMVALPFFLQSVLGRDEVATGLLLTPWPLATVVVAPIAGRLVERYHAGLLGGIGLAVFASGLFLLALLPANPTDLDIIWRMVLCGAGFGLFQSPNNHTIISAAPQNRSGGASGMLGTARLLGQTSGAALVALMFNLFSTNGTHASLILAGCFATVAAIVSLSRVSQKRS; this is translated from the coding sequence ATGACCCAACCTGTCGCCGATGGCTTACCCACTCCTCAGCGCTATGCCGCAATACTGGTTATCGCCCTGGGTATTACCATCGCGGTACTGGATGGCACTATCGCTAACGTGGCATTGCCGACTATCGCCCGAGATCTCAACGCCAGCCCGGCAACATCTATCTGGGTAGTCAATGCTTACCAGTTAGCCATCACGATTTCACTACTGTCGATGGCCTCTCTGGGCGACATCATTGGTTATCGTCGGGTATATCAGGCCGGATTACTGGTCTTCAGTGTCACTTCGCTGTTTTGCGCGCTGTCAGACTCACTATTAACCCTGACATTTGCCCGTGTGCTGCAAGGGTTCGGCGCCGCCGCATTAATGAGTGTCAATACGGCGCTGATCCGCATCATTTATCCCCGCGCACAGCTGGGTCGGGGCATCGGTATCAACTCGGTAATTGTTGCGGTCTCGGCAGCAGCTGGCCCGACTATCGCCTCCGCTGTCTTAGCCGTCGCCTCCTGGCAGTGGCTGTTTGCCATTAACGTCCCGATTGGAGTGCTGGCATGGGGGCTGGGGATGAAGTACTTGCCCGCGAATAGCGCCAAGAGCAATGGTAACCGCTTCGACTTCACCAGTTCTATGATGAACGCCCTAACATTTGGTTTGCTGATTATTGCTATCAGCGGCTTTGCTCAAGGGCAAAGCCCAACCGTGATTGCCGCTGAAATTGTCGCGCTGCTGATTATTGGCTTCTTTTTTGTTCGCCGCCAACTCAATCAACCCTTCCCTCTGTTGCCGGTTGATTTGCTGCGGATTCCTATTTTTGCGCTATCGATCGGCACCTCGATCTGCTCTTTTGCCGCCCAGATGTTGGCAATGGTGGCACTGCCCTTCTTCCTGCAAAGCGTATTGGGGCGCGATGAGGTAGCAACAGGCTTGCTGCTCACCCCCTGGCCACTGGCGACAGTAGTGGTAGCCCCTATCGCCGGACGATTGGTTGAACGGTATCATGCCGGATTGCTCGGAGGGATTGGTTTGGCGGTGTTCGCCAGCGGGCTATTCCTGCTAGCGCTTCTGCCCGCGAACCCCACCGACCTGGACATCATTTGGCGCATGGTACTGTGCGGTGCCGGATTTGGGCTGTTCCAGTCACCGAATAACCACACCATTATCTCCGCTGCACCACAAAATCGCAGCGGGGGGGCCAGTGGCATGTTAGGCACCGCCCGCTTACTGGGACAAACCTCCGGAGCTGCATTGGTCGCATTGATGTTTAATCTCTTTTCAACCAATGGCACTCATGCTTCGTTGATTCTGGCGGGCTGCTTTGCCACTGTCGCCGCGATAGTCAGCTTGTCTCGCGTGAGTCAGAAACGTAGTTAA
- the ogl gene encoding oligogalacturonate lyase, protein MAKGKQIPLTFDTYQDASTGAQVTRLTPPDVTCHRNYFYQKCFTRDGSKLLFGGAFDGPWNYYLLDLNTQVATQLTEGRGDNTFGGFLSPEDDALFYVKEGRNLMRVSLDTLEESVVYQVPEEWVGYGTWVANSDCTKLVGIEIKREDWQPLTDWKKFHEFYFTKPCCRLMRVDLQTGESAVILQENQWLGHPIYRPYDDNTVAFCHEGPHDLVDARMWLINEDGSNMRKVKTHAEGESCTHEFWVPDGSALVYVSYLKSSPDRFIYSANPETLENRQLTKMPACSHLMSNYDGSLLVGDGSDAPVDVQDDSGYKIENDPFLYVFNLKNGSQHRVARHDTSWKVFEGDRQVTHPHPSFTPDDKQILFTSDVHGKPALYLVTLPESVWQ, encoded by the coding sequence ATGGCCAAAGGTAAACAGATCCCCCTGACATTTGATACTTATCAGGATGCCTCTACCGGTGCACAAGTGACACGTCTAACTCCACCTGATGTCACTTGCCACCGTAACTATTTCTATCAAAAATGTTTCACCCGTGATGGCAGTAAGTTGTTGTTCGGCGGCGCTTTTGATGGTCCGTGGAACTACTACTTGCTGGATCTAAACACGCAGGTGGCAACCCAGCTGACAGAAGGGCGTGGCGACAATACCTTTGGTGGTTTCCTGTCGCCAGAAGATGATGCGCTCTTTTATGTTAAAGAGGGCCGCAACCTGATGCGCGTCTCTCTTGATACACTGGAAGAGAGTGTGGTCTATCAGGTGCCGGAAGAGTGGGTGGGCTACGGCACTTGGGTGGCTAACTCTGATTGCACGAAATTAGTGGGCATTGAAATTAAGCGGGAAGATTGGCAGCCGCTGACCGACTGGAAGAAATTCCACGAATTCTACTTCACTAAACCTTGCTGTCGCTTGATGCGTGTTGATTTACAAACGGGAGAATCCGCAGTGATTCTTCAGGAAAATCAGTGGTTAGGCCACCCAATCTATCGTCCTTACGATGACAACACTGTGGCGTTCTGCCACGAAGGGCCACACGACTTAGTTGACGCCCGCATGTGGCTAATCAATGAAGATGGCAGCAACATGCGGAAAGTGAAAACTCACGCGGAAGGCGAAAGCTGTACTCACGAATTCTGGGTGCCAGATGGTTCCGCTTTGGTGTATGTCTCTTACCTGAAAAGCAGTCCCGACCGCTTTATCTACAGTGCCAACCCTGAGACGCTGGAAAACCGCCAATTGACTAAGATGCCTGCTTGCTCTCATTTGATGAGTAACTATGACGGCTCATTGCTGGTCGGTGATGGCTCTGATGCGCCAGTTGATGTGCAAGATGACAGCGGGTATAAGATTGAAAACGATCCTTTCTTGTATGTTTTCAATCTGAAAAATGGCAGCCAACATCGCGTTGCTCGCCATGACACCTCATGGAAGGTGTTTGAGGGTGATCGCCAGGTCACACATCCACACCCCTCCTTTACCCCTGATGATAAGCAAATTCTGTTTACCTCAGATGTGCACGGTAAACCGGCCTTATATTTAGTCACTTTGCCTGAATCCGTCTGGCAATAG